In Aegilops tauschii subsp. strangulata cultivar AL8/78 chromosome 3, Aet v6.0, whole genome shotgun sequence, one genomic interval encodes:
- the LOC141042983 gene encoding uncharacterized protein, which translates to MGPNERDSAQIEGFREVVDVCELADLGYKGLDWTFEKRVAGGEYCRVRLDRALATASWSAMFPFATVEHLTAAKSDHSPILLLNELEANNLRVALKKPFCYECMWETDSTFGATVQQVWNQKQPATTVAELASKLSSVGSSLKRWGRVTFGSVRQELRKLRHQLAELRADPHRVGPGEEEKKVQDQIMELSFREEIMMRQRSRINWLSVGDRNTQYFQRKASGRRAKNTISQLQKPDGTMAPDPGELAEMINDTRIYTHPRAA; encoded by the coding sequence ATGGGACCAAATGAGAGGGACAGTGCACAAATAGAAGGATTCAGGGAAGTTGTGGACGTGTGTGAACTAGCTGATCTGGGCTACAAAGGCCTAGACTGGACGTTTGAGAAGAGAGTTGCTGGGGGGGAGTACTGCAGAGTTCGACTTGACCGTGCCCTAGCTACGGCTAGTTGGTCAGCTATGTTTCCTTTTGCCACTGTTGAACACCTTACGGCGGCTAAGTCCGACCACAGCCCCATTCTACTCTTGAATGAGTTGGAAGCAAATAACTTGagagttgctctgaagaagcctTTCTGTTATGAATGTATGTGGGAAACTGACAGTACTTTCGGTGCAACGGTGCAGCAGGTATGGAACCAAAAACAACCGGCGACCACAGTGGCAGAGCTAGCTTCAAAATTGTCCTCTGTGGGTTCATCGCTGAAACGCTGGGGGCGGGTGACGTTCGGGTCTGTACGACAAGAACTGAGAAAGTTGCGCCACCAACTAGCAGAGTTGCGAGCGGATCCCCATAGAGTGGGGCCGGGGGAGGAAGAGAAGAAAGTGCAGGATCAGATCATGGAGTTGTCCTTCCGCGAGGAGATCATGATGAGGCAGCGGTCTCGAATAAACTGGCTCTCTGTAGGCGATCGCAACACGCAGTATTTTCAGAGGAAGGCAAGTGGTCGGAGAGCCAAGAACACAATTAGCCAGCTCCAAAAACCTGATGGTACTATGGCTCCGGATCCAGGGGAGTTGGCTGAGATGATAAACGATACAAGAATCTATACACATCCGAGGGCTGCATAG